AACGGCACTAGGCGATCCGGGGGCGAAGAAGTAAGCTGTCCAGAATGCGTAGCCTCGCGGCCACCCTCGGCCGTCCGTCGGCGGCGAGCCTCCCGCTCCTCGCCGTCGTGTTCGTCGCGTACGTCCTGGCCGGCAAGCTCGGCCTGAAGCTCGCGTTCGTCCACGCCAGCGCCACCGCCGTGTGGCCGCCCACCGGGATCGCGCTGGCCGCGCTGCTGATGGCCGGCTATCGCGTCTGGCCGGCCATCCTGGTGGGCGCCTTCCTGGTGAACGTCACCACCGCCGGGTCGGTGGCGACCTCCCTCGGCATCGCCGTGGGCAACACGCTGGAGGGGCTGCTGGGCGCCTATCTGGTAACCCGGTTCGCCGGCGGCCGCACGGTCTTCGAGCGCGCCCCCGACATCTTCCGCTTCGCCATGCTGGCGGCGATCGTCAGCACGACCGTGAGCGCGACGATCGGGGTGACGAGCCTGGCCCTGGGCGGCTACGCCGAGTGGGCGAACTACGGGCGGATCTGGCTGACCTGGTGGCTCGGCGATGCGGCCGGCGCGCTCATCGTCACCCCGGTGCTGGTGCTCTGGAGCCGCGGTCACGCGGTGCCATGGGACTGGCGCCGCGGTGTCGAGGCCGCGCTCCTCCTGGTATCGGTAGGGGTCGCCGGCTTCTTCGTCTTCGGCGGCGGGTTCTTCCTCGAGGGCCTGGGGAACCCTCCGATCGCCTTCCTCTCGATCCCGCCGCTCATCTGGGCGGCGTTCCGGTTCGGCCCCCGGGAGGCGGCGACGGTCATTCTGTTGCTGTCGAGCATCGCGATCTGGGGCACCGTGCGCGGCTTCGGTCCCTTCGCGATCGGCAGCCAGCACGAATCGCTGCTCCTGCTCCAGGCCTTCATGGCTACCATCGCCGGCATGACGGTGCCGGTGGGGGCGGCCGTCTCGGAGCGCCGCCGGCTCCGGGACGCGATCCAGCACTCCGAGCTGGCCTACCGCGCGATGTTCGAGAGCAACCCGCATCCGATGTGGGTCGTGGATCAGGCGACCTTCCGCTTCCTCGCCGTCAACGACGCCGCGGTGGCGCACTACGGGTACGCGCGGGAGGAGTTCCTGGCCATGACGATCCTGAACATCCGGCCTCCCGACGACGCGCCGCGGGCGCGGGAGACGATGCGAGCGCTCCGCCAGGGGCACAACATCCTCGGAGCGCGCCGGCACCTGACCAAGGACGGACGGCTCATCCACGTGGAGATCAGCGCGCATCCCCTCGACTTCCGCGGGAGGCCGGCCGCGCTGGTCCTGGCCTACGACGTCACCGAGCGCACCGAGGCCGAGCGGGAGCGGCAGCGGCTCCTGCAGCGCGCGGAGGCGGCCCGTACGGAGGCGGAGGAGGCCAACCGTGCCAAGGACCGGTTCCTGGCCATGCTCTCCCATGAGCTCCGCACGCCGCTGAACGCGATGCTCGGGTGGGCGACAGTGCTCCGCTCGGGCCGGCTCGATCCCGCCACCACGGTGCGCGCGCTGGAGACGATCGAGCGCAACACGCGGCTGCAGGGAAAGCTCATCGAGGATCTCCTCGATGTGTCGCGGATCATCTCGGGAAAGCTCAGCGTCGAGATGCGGCCGGTGGACCTTCCGGCCGTCACCGATGCCGCCGTGGAAGCGGTGCGGCCGGCGGCTCAGGCCAAGGCGATCCAGCTCGAGATCATCCATCACGGGTCGATGGTGGCGGTGGTCGGCGATGCCGCCCGGTTGCAGCAGGTCGTG
This region of Candidatus Methylomirabilota bacterium genomic DNA includes:
- a CDS encoding MASE1 domain-containing protein, which gives rise to MRSLAATLGRPSAASLPLLAVVFVAYVLAGKLGLKLAFVHASATAVWPPTGIALAALLMAGYRVWPAILVGAFLVNVTTAGSVATSLGIAVGNTLEGLLGAYLVTRFAGGRTVFERAPDIFRFAMLAAIVSTTVSATIGVTSLALGGYAEWANYGRIWLTWWLGDAAGALIVTPVLVLWSRGHAVPWDWRRGVEAALLLVSVGVAGFFVFGGGFFLEGLGNPPIAFLSIPPLIWAAFRFGPREAATVILLLSSIAIWGTVRGFGPFAIGSQHESLLLLQAFMATIAGMTVPVGAAVSERRRLRDAIQHSELAYRAMFESNPHPMWVVDQATFRFLAVNDAAVAHYGYAREEFLAMTILNIRPPDDAPRARETMRALRQGHNILGARRHLTKDGRLIHVEISAHPLDFRGRPAALVLAYDVTERTEAERERQRLLQRAEAARTEAEEANRAKDRFLAMLSHELRTPLNAMLGWATVLRSGRLDPATTVRALETIERNTRLQGKLIEDLLDVSRIISGKLSVEMRPVDLPAVTDAAVEAVRPAAQAKAIQLEIIHHGSMVAVVGDAARLQQVVGNLLSNAIKFTGLGGRITVRLERLDAHVRIQVSDTGKGISPEFLPRIFERFQQADATSTREQGGLGLGLTIVRHLVELHGGLIRADSGGEGQGATFTVDLPVVLEATPRERDEWPAIGVAPGLLEGVRVLVVDDDADARQLVSTVLVESGARATAAASVGEALESLARARFDVLVADIAMPGRDGYDLIQEVRRLEGERRSIPAVALTAYAGREDREHALAAGYHAHLTKPLEASKLVDVVAGLARLARGK